One genomic window of Ruminococcus gauvreauii includes the following:
- a CDS encoding GNAT family N-acetyltransferase: protein MKIIEIKNRNPLLIEQLLNVWESSVKATHLFLSENDVEGIKKYVPQALNEIPHLIIVENENQVPVGFMGIVGQHLEMLFISSEERGKGLGKELLRYGIEKYSINDLAVNEQNPLAKGFYEHMGFNVYKRTANDEQGNPYPLLYMSRQ, encoded by the coding sequence ATGAAAATCATTGAAATAAAGAACAGAAATCCGTTGTTGATAGAACAGCTATTAAATGTGTGGGAAAGTTCTGTAAAAGCAACACATCTATTTTTATCAGAGAATGACGTAGAAGGTATCAAAAAATATGTCCCTCAAGCATTAAATGAAATACCTCATTTAATTATTGTAGAAAACGAAAATCAAGTTCCTGTGGGTTTTATGGGAATAGTAGGACAACACCTTGAAATGCTGTTTATCTCCAGTGAGGAAAGGGGAAAAGGATTAGGCAAGGAATTGCTTAGATATGGAATAGAAAAATATTCAATTAATGATTTAGCGGTTAATGAACAAAATCCTCTTGCTAAAGGTTTTTATGAACATATGGGCTTTAATGTTTACAAAAGAACTGCAAATGATGAACAGGGAAATCCTTATCCTCTTTTATACATGAGCAGACAGTAA